The following proteins are encoded in a genomic region of Gimesia algae:
- a CDS encoding HEAT repeat domain-containing protein, whose product MTDKPYQTEFADPQVAEWISQLDSSDSELRQAARKSLTKLGKPAVPALAEALGSASEMRRWEAAKSLEAICDPAAVPALVEALTDDTSVKWVAGDALIALNEKGVPEILHALIKDPAEFRDGACFVLHHLASDNEDLQDILTPVVHALKSLDSSMTVPIQALDALSKLSAVDS is encoded by the coding sequence ATGACCGATAAACCATATCAGACAGAATTCGCAGATCCTCAGGTTGCTGAATGGATCAGTCAGCTTGACAGTTCAGACAGTGAATTGCGCCAGGCCGCACGAAAGAGTTTGACAAAACTTGGCAAGCCAGCGGTCCCTGCATTGGCGGAAGCATTGGGAAGTGCTTCCGAAATGCGGCGCTGGGAAGCAGCCAAATCGCTTGAAGCCATCTGCGACCCGGCTGCAGTGCCTGCATTAGTAGAAGCTTTGACAGATGATACCAGTGTGAAATGGGTAGCCGGCGATGCGTTGATCGCATTAAACGAAAAGGGGGTGCCAGAGATTCTGCATGCATTAATCAAAGATCCCGCGGAGTTCAGAGATGGTGCCTGTTTTGTATTGCATCATCTGGCTTCTGATAACGAGGATTTGCAAGACATACTGACTCCTGTTGTGCATGCCTTGAAATCACTGGATTCGTCCATGACCGTTCCCATTCAAGCGCTTGACGCGCTCTCCAAACTTTCGGCAGTTGATTCCTGA
- a CDS encoding cytochrome c — MNLNIRLIISACFTLLVGIILAFNSSSSVQAEPANEKKDTGEPVEPDMHEFMEYVFQPTYKRLKRAMAAEPADRNAWKTIKTDSLILAEGGNLLLLHDPGKNRTEWDAHSVQVRKAGGQLYKSAKAKDFKAAQMHYQSMLKNCNACHQQFADGKHQLKP; from the coding sequence ATGAATTTGAATATAAGACTGATCATTTCCGCCTGTTTCACCCTGTTGGTCGGCATAATACTGGCATTTAATTCGTCTTCTTCCGTGCAGGCTGAACCAGCAAACGAGAAGAAAGATACAGGCGAACCGGTTGAGCCGGATATGCACGAGTTTATGGAATACGTTTTCCAACCCACTTACAAACGACTCAAACGGGCGATGGCTGCAGAACCTGCCGACAGAAATGCCTGGAAAACGATCAAAACCGACTCTCTGATTCTCGCAGAAGGGGGCAATCTGTTACTCCTGCATGATCCCGGAAAAAACCGTACAGAGTGGGACGCTCATAGTGTTCAGGTACGTAAAGCAGGTGGTCAGCTTTATAAATCAGCGAAAGCAAAAGATTTTAAAGCAGCTCAAATGCACTATCAATCCATGCTGAAAAACTGTAATGCCTGCCATCAGCAGTTTGCAGACGGCAAGCATCAGTTGAAACCCTGA
- a CDS encoding sialidase family protein: MKYALGFTVHFFLIVSLCTAAEPLVPAGWDAALAGDQVLERLIPVTGKQVKGAHDAEMVLWDDHAFIVAEVNDTRAGESAGWPEIYCAMSIVNLKSLKVEAVIPFARSSQKYENETLPVGACFVPRILQHDENTLRCFFASEQPGKRQAQTWFVDFNLSTRAFENKIQKLKLKIASGTFDMQPQYFHSDAVASGFRKPAKDFGLYLFDSFKNWGDQTYIAINNFAGKQNALARINDQHDTIEVLGHYNEPQSAQLSESAINRLPDGTWMAICRNDGGDRNYYFTTSQDGHNWIEGTPVTAVPNGTNSKPTFDKFGDVYYLGWQEATRIDGVNRSVFNIDVSRDGKTWQRKYRFETPQSFQYPTFAEYEGAIWLCVTQGDSSPSRKERIMFGKLEETGVFASQAGMQRKEKPKPVVQPAVMQPGVELFTDRQYRLQEVPELLKGLKFLKTTIEGYEAVCSDAGTLYALTPARRPGAASRELDLIRQGFEKVNLPEFPLFPGEINRVTTWRKQVKQGEHLRFQKLVLLVMGAGTSVEVTEATPRSKEEKQAEIKNMERLADLALVPPVVNTSPLPEYDSDKLDYGMTIGIERTPGGRLWACWVAGGDSPKAFFVLASSDDDGASWSRPRVVLDSHSPDHPIDRSILVGNLWTDPLGRLWLIFDQSLHMFDGRAGVWATVCENPDAENPEWSKPHRIWHGVTLNKPIVLSHGEWMLPISLDQRSGFGPFKGCFKELDAQRGANVFVSTDQGATWQHRGAAVFPDPDWHEHMIVERKDGSLWMLARTRKGIMQTTSTDGGRTWATPSLPPQIRQPNARFHIRRLASGRLLLIKHGEKIDSHQGRVQLSAWLSDDDGLTWQGGLVIDERKGISYPDGFQAPDGSIYISYDRNRSTDGEILLAKFTEQDILAKKLVCPQSRLKQLISKATHAEKETKRTPE, encoded by the coding sequence ATGAAATACGCGCTCGGATTCACTGTCCACTTCTTTCTGATTGTCTCACTGTGCACTGCTGCGGAACCCCTGGTTCCTGCGGGCTGGGATGCTGCGCTTGCCGGAGATCAGGTTCTGGAGCGGCTGATCCCAGTCACAGGCAAACAGGTAAAGGGGGCTCACGATGCGGAAATGGTCTTGTGGGACGATCACGCCTTTATTGTTGCTGAGGTCAATGATACCCGAGCCGGTGAAAGTGCCGGCTGGCCTGAAATCTATTGTGCGATGTCGATCGTAAATCTCAAGTCGTTAAAAGTCGAAGCCGTCATTCCCTTCGCACGCAGCAGTCAGAAGTACGAAAATGAAACATTGCCCGTCGGTGCCTGTTTTGTTCCCCGGATTCTCCAACACGATGAAAATACCCTGCGTTGTTTTTTCGCCAGTGAACAACCCGGCAAACGTCAGGCGCAAACCTGGTTTGTCGACTTCAATCTTTCTACGCGTGCATTTGAAAACAAAATACAGAAGCTCAAACTGAAGATAGCCTCCGGTACCTTTGACATGCAGCCACAGTATTTTCATTCAGATGCCGTTGCAAGCGGATTCAGGAAACCAGCAAAAGATTTCGGACTCTATCTGTTTGATTCCTTCAAGAACTGGGGAGACCAGACTTATATCGCAATTAATAATTTTGCGGGAAAACAGAATGCACTCGCTCGCATCAATGATCAGCATGATACGATTGAAGTACTCGGGCATTACAACGAACCTCAGTCCGCACAACTGAGCGAGTCGGCCATTAATCGCCTGCCGGATGGTACCTGGATGGCCATCTGTCGCAATGATGGCGGCGATCGCAATTACTATTTCACTACCAGTCAGGATGGTCATAACTGGATAGAGGGAACACCAGTCACTGCCGTACCCAATGGCACGAATTCGAAACCAACTTTCGACAAATTTGGTGACGTGTATTATCTGGGCTGGCAGGAAGCGACCCGCATTGATGGTGTGAATCGCAGTGTCTTTAACATCGACGTATCCCGGGATGGAAAGACGTGGCAACGTAAGTATCGGTTCGAAACACCTCAGTCTTTTCAATATCCCACATTCGCTGAGTATGAGGGGGCCATCTGGCTCTGCGTCACACAGGGAGATTCTTCGCCCAGCCGCAAAGAACGGATCATGTTTGGCAAACTCGAAGAGACGGGCGTTTTTGCTTCTCAAGCGGGCATGCAACGAAAGGAAAAACCTAAACCGGTTGTCCAGCCTGCCGTCATGCAGCCGGGCGTAGAGCTGTTTACCGATCGTCAATACAGACTCCAGGAAGTTCCTGAATTATTAAAAGGACTGAAGTTCCTCAAGACAACGATTGAAGGGTATGAAGCGGTTTGTAGTGATGCGGGAACTCTGTACGCCCTGACTCCTGCCCGACGGCCAGGAGCGGCGAGTCGAGAACTCGATCTGATTCGACAGGGATTTGAAAAAGTGAATCTCCCGGAATTCCCGCTCTTTCCGGGTGAAATCAATCGGGTGACTACCTGGCGAAAACAGGTAAAACAAGGGGAGCATCTGCGGTTTCAGAAACTGGTGTTACTCGTAATGGGGGCTGGCACAAGCGTCGAAGTAACTGAAGCGACTCCCAGGTCGAAAGAAGAGAAACAGGCTGAGATTAAAAATATGGAACGGCTGGCCGATCTGGCATTGGTTCCGCCCGTTGTGAATACTTCACCGCTGCCTGAATATGATTCTGACAAACTTGATTACGGGATGACGATTGGCATCGAAAGAACGCCTGGCGGGCGGCTCTGGGCCTGCTGGGTGGCGGGTGGCGACAGTCCCAAGGCTTTTTTTGTACTTGCCTCCAGTGATGATGACGGGGCAAGCTGGTCGCGGCCGCGTGTGGTCCTTGATTCCCATTCGCCGGATCATCCCATTGATCGCAGTATTCTGGTTGGCAATCTCTGGACCGATCCCCTCGGGCGGCTATGGCTGATTTTTGATCAATCACTGCATATGTTTGATGGCCGGGCCGGGGTCTGGGCGACGGTTTGCGAGAATCCGGATGCAGAAAACCCTGAATGGTCCAAACCACACAGGATCTGGCATGGAGTCACTTTAAACAAGCCAATAGTGCTGTCCCATGGAGAGTGGATGCTGCCGATCTCGCTGGATCAGCGCAGCGGTTTCGGTCCGTTTAAAGGCTGCTTTAAAGAACTGGACGCTCAGCGTGGTGCGAATGTCTTCGTTTCGACCGATCAGGGAGCCACCTGGCAACACCGTGGTGCGGCAGTATTTCCTGACCCGGACTGGCACGAACATATGATCGTCGAACGCAAGGATGGTTCTCTCTGGATGCTGGCGCGGACCCGAAAAGGGATTATGCAGACCACTTCCACAGACGGCGGTCGAACCTGGGCGACTCCTTCATTGCCTCCACAAATCCGTCAGCCTAATGCGCGATTCCATATCCGTCGACTGGCATCAGGCCGATTGTTGCTCATCAAGCATGGAGAAAAGATTGACTCCCATCAGGGACGCGTGCAGTTAAGCGCCTGGTTGTCAGACGACGATGGTTTGACCTGGCAGGGCGGGCTGGTGATAGATGAGCGAAAAGGAATTTCATACCCCGATGGTTTTCAGGCGCCGGATGGATCGATTTACATTTCGTATGATCGTAATCGGTCCACGGATGGCGAAATCTTACTGGCGAAATTTACCGAGCAGGATATCCTCGCGAAAAAACTGGTGTGCCCGCAGTCCAGGTTGAAGCAGCTCATCAGTAAAGCAACTCACGCGGAAAAAGAGACAAAGCGGACGCCTGAGTAA
- a CDS encoding Nramp family divalent metal transporter → MSTNSNQESQATSSGSLPSWTTGDLPAPPPFTLRNLFRTIGPGAILLAGSIGGGEWLVGPTITVKYGLDILWIATVAIVLQLLFNLEAIRYTLYTGEPILVGIMRLRPGSRFWASGYIFATIAQLGVPALAAGCASVLFAAFAGHIAGEGDATYLSYLTYVVILVTVGILLSGKTIERMLEYFSWAMIAFIFSFLIIVNVLFVPLEHWLKTLSGFFQIGQIPADIDILLLAAFAATAGSGGIGNLVITNWYRDKGFGMGSRVGSISSAFSHSEVQLSATGQVFPITDENLKHWRSWWKYVSADQIWLWGMGCLVGMFLNVNLATAVIPEHTEMDHMAAGAFQARYMAEHLWSGFWWMALLNGFWVLMSTHLSNTDVLIRTVTDIVWVASPQVRERRRMSISRLYYFFLLLATIWGLLAVNWGHALSLFKILGAVAGPVLAIAAVQILIVNSTLLPKELQPHLWRRGALILCAICYGCLSLALLWDLYLSLR, encoded by the coding sequence ATGAGCACGAATTCAAATCAGGAATCACAGGCAACTTCGAGCGGCAGTCTGCCATCGTGGACGACCGGCGATCTGCCCGCGCCGCCTCCCTTTACACTTCGCAATTTATTTCGCACGATTGGTCCGGGAGCAATTTTACTGGCGGGTTCCATTGGGGGAGGTGAATGGCTCGTCGGACCGACCATTACGGTCAAGTACGGATTGGATATTCTGTGGATCGCCACAGTTGCGATTGTGCTGCAGTTGCTGTTTAACCTGGAAGCGATCCGGTACACACTTTATACGGGCGAGCCGATTCTGGTGGGAATCATGCGATTACGCCCCGGTTCCCGCTTCTGGGCCAGCGGTTATATCTTCGCCACCATTGCCCAACTGGGGGTTCCCGCGCTGGCAGCGGGTTGTGCTTCCGTACTGTTTGCCGCGTTTGCCGGTCATATCGCCGGCGAAGGTGATGCCACGTACCTCAGCTATTTAACTTATGTTGTGATCCTGGTGACGGTGGGCATTCTGCTTAGCGGCAAGACGATCGAACGCATGCTGGAATATTTTTCCTGGGCGATGATCGCATTCATTTTTTCGTTCCTGATCATTGTGAATGTCCTCTTCGTTCCACTCGAACACTGGCTGAAAACGTTGAGCGGATTCTTTCAGATTGGTCAAATCCCCGCGGATATCGATATCTTATTACTGGCAGCCTTTGCTGCGACCGCAGGCTCCGGAGGCATCGGCAATCTGGTGATCACCAACTGGTATCGCGATAAAGGCTTTGGCATGGGCAGCAGGGTTGGGTCGATTTCGAGTGCCTTCAGCCACAGTGAAGTACAGTTGTCCGCAACCGGTCAGGTATTTCCCATCACGGACGAGAATCTGAAACACTGGCGTTCCTGGTGGAAGTATGTGTCGGCAGACCAGATCTGGCTCTGGGGCATGGGTTGTCTGGTCGGTATGTTTTTGAACGTCAATCTGGCGACAGCCGTCATTCCGGAGCATACGGAGATGGATCACATGGCGGCAGGTGCATTCCAGGCCCGCTACATGGCGGAACATCTCTGGTCAGGTTTCTGGTGGATGGCGCTGTTGAACGGGTTCTGGGTGCTGATGTCGACTCACTTGAGCAATACCGATGTTTTGATTCGTACAGTGACCGATATCGTCTGGGTGGCCAGTCCGCAGGTACGTGAACGTCGCAGAATGAGTATCAGCCGGCTGTATTACTTTTTCCTGTTGCTTGCCACGATCTGGGGCCTGCTGGCTGTGAACTGGGGACATGCGCTGTCCCTGTTCAAGATTCTGGGAGCCGTCGCCGGGCCGGTACTGGCAATCGCTGCGGTACAGATTTTGATTGTAAACTCAACGCTGCTTCCCAAAGAACTGCAGCCTCACCTCTGGCGGCGCGGTGCTTTGATTTTGTGTGCGATCTGTTACGGATGTCTGTCACTGGCTCTGCTTTGGGACTTGTATTTATCGCTGAGATGA
- a CDS encoding DUF1553 domain-containing protein: MKPLASTREHCTPFFQRTVLLAILFCATLPSLSAAVEKPSPQTPVFYESRIQKIFEEKCLGCHNVKTRKAGLDLSSPESLLKGSESGRVIQAGDADASLLFQMIDAGEMPPDEKKHLSNKERQQLRHWLNAGAHFRKKVKTAPTVTQHDIIPLLHLRCVACHGGRRKEAGLDLRTKASIVKGGKSGPAVVPGNPSDSLLIKRIHAGEMPPPRKLVSASVKPMQANERELLSQWIALKLPEIEAPRSEAEALVTEADRKFWSFQPPVQPKPPEVEGQDRVRNPIDAFILHRLEKNGLSLSPAASRRTLIRRLCFDLTGLPPQPEDIEQFLNDTDPRAYEKLVDRLLASRRYGERWARHWLDAAGYADSEGAQNEDKLRPHMYRYRDYVIRALNEDKPYSRFLIEQIAGDELVDYQSGKITPEVYDCLVATGFLRTAPDRTFADITNFVPDRLEVIADEMDILGSAVLGLTIKCARCHSHKFDPIPQRDYYRLTAVFKEAYDEHNWLKSQGPRTLSYIPKEERDKYHQREQELAAKVQQIEQEIAKLTKQTQKLQIEKQAKSLEEADPQYKQKCDQLQQQIKAVVARRQPQPRIRALWSRGTPSPSYILKRGNYLTPGRPVDPGVPAVLSARQNPLDVISKSGQQENKGGRRLAFARWLTQPDHPLTARVMVNRIWMHHFGRGIVKTPENFGRAGERPTHPELLDWLATEFVQQGWSLKALHRLMVTSETYRQTSAVSDEALRRDPDGSLLSRMPLKRMEGEVLRDTLLYLSGQLDETPYGPADPVDVRRDGLVTSKASDQGWRRSIYVLQRRTQIPTLLENFDYPQMGPNCIRRGESLVAPQALHLLNDQMIHRLATDFAAKIRSRAGKSPADQVQQIYLQAFGREASQEEISLAIETMNALNQEWLKANPATRADEAALKSLANYCHAIFNLAEFQYID, translated from the coding sequence GTGAAGCCACTTGCATCGACCAGAGAACATTGCACACCTTTTTTCCAGCGAACGGTTTTGTTAGCGATCCTGTTCTGCGCTACTCTTCCCTCTCTCTCTGCCGCTGTTGAGAAACCCAGCCCGCAAACACCTGTGTTTTATGAAAGCAGGATTCAAAAGATCTTCGAGGAGAAATGCCTCGGTTGTCATAATGTCAAAACCAGAAAAGCGGGACTGGATCTGAGTTCGCCCGAGAGCCTCCTGAAAGGGAGTGAGTCAGGGCGGGTTATCCAGGCGGGAGACGCAGACGCCAGTCTGCTGTTTCAGATGATCGACGCGGGAGAAATGCCCCCCGATGAGAAAAAGCATCTCAGTAATAAGGAACGACAGCAACTGCGTCACTGGCTGAACGCGGGTGCCCACTTTCGTAAAAAAGTCAAAACAGCGCCTACTGTCACACAGCACGACATTATACCTCTGCTTCATTTGCGGTGTGTTGCCTGTCATGGGGGTCGTCGCAAAGAAGCTGGTCTGGATTTGCGCACGAAAGCCTCCATTGTGAAAGGAGGAAAATCCGGCCCGGCTGTCGTTCCGGGCAACCCGTCAGACAGCCTGTTGATCAAACGGATTCACGCAGGCGAAATGCCCCCGCCGCGCAAGCTGGTCTCTGCCAGCGTCAAACCGATGCAGGCCAACGAACGGGAACTGCTTTCGCAGTGGATTGCGCTGAAATTACCGGAAATAGAAGCGCCGCGAAGTGAGGCAGAAGCACTGGTAACGGAGGCTGATCGGAAATTCTGGTCATTTCAGCCCCCCGTACAGCCGAAGCCACCAGAAGTTGAGGGGCAGGACCGTGTCCGTAATCCGATCGATGCTTTTATTTTACACCGTCTGGAAAAAAATGGGCTGAGCCTGTCTCCTGCCGCCAGCAGACGAACTTTAATTCGCCGACTCTGTTTTGATCTGACCGGGCTGCCTCCGCAGCCTGAGGACATCGAGCAGTTTCTCAATGATACGGATCCGCGTGCCTATGAAAAACTGGTGGATCGTCTGCTCGCTTCCCGTCGCTATGGCGAACGCTGGGCACGGCACTGGCTGGATGCCGCTGGCTATGCCGATTCAGAAGGTGCACAGAATGAAGACAAACTGCGGCCCCACATGTACCGCTATCGTGATTATGTAATTCGGGCCTTGAATGAAGACAAGCCTTATTCCCGTTTTTTGATCGAGCAGATCGCCGGTGATGAGCTGGTCGATTACCAGTCGGGTAAAATCACACCGGAAGTTTACGACTGTCTCGTCGCGACAGGATTTCTGCGGACCGCTCCCGACCGCACGTTTGCGGACATCACAAACTTTGTCCCGGATCGCCTGGAAGTGATTGCAGACGAGATGGATATCCTGGGTTCGGCTGTGCTGGGATTAACAATCAAGTGTGCCCGCTGTCATTCTCATAAATTTGATCCCATTCCTCAACGCGATTACTATCGGCTGACTGCGGTTTTCAAAGAAGCCTATGATGAACACAACTGGCTCAAATCGCAGGGACCACGGACACTCTCTTACATCCCGAAGGAAGAGCGCGACAAATATCATCAACGGGAGCAGGAACTGGCTGCGAAAGTGCAGCAGATCGAGCAGGAAATTGCCAAGCTGACAAAGCAGACACAGAAGCTGCAGATCGAGAAACAGGCCAAGTCTTTAGAGGAAGCTGATCCGCAATATAAACAGAAATGTGATCAGTTACAGCAACAGATCAAAGCGGTGGTAGCCAGAAGACAGCCTCAACCGCGGATTCGCGCACTCTGGTCGCGGGGCACCCCTTCCCCCAGTTATATTCTTAAACGTGGAAACTATCTCACGCCTGGACGACCTGTCGACCCCGGGGTGCCCGCCGTACTCTCTGCCAGACAAAATCCGCTGGATGTGATTTCAAAGTCCGGTCAGCAGGAAAACAAGGGAGGCAGACGGCTGGCGTTTGCACGCTGGCTGACTCAGCCGGATCATCCATTGACCGCGCGGGTCATGGTCAATCGTATCTGGATGCATCATTTTGGTAGAGGAATTGTCAAGACACCCGAGAACTTTGGACGGGCCGGAGAACGCCCTACTCACCCGGAACTACTTGACTGGCTGGCAACTGAATTTGTCCAGCAGGGCTGGAGCCTCAAAGCCTTGCATCGACTGATGGTGACCTCCGAGACTTATCGGCAGACCTCAGCGGTGTCGGATGAGGCTTTGCGCAGAGACCCCGATGGCAGCCTGCTCTCGCGGATGCCTTTGAAGAGGATGGAAGGTGAGGTACTGCGGGATACACTGCTCTACCTGTCAGGCCAACTGGACGAAACTCCTTATGGTCCTGCAGATCCGGTCGATGTGCGCCGTGATGGTCTGGTAACATCTAAAGCTTCCGATCAGGGCTGGAGAAGAAGTATTTATGTATTACAACGCCGCACACAGATACCAACGTTGCTGGAAAATTTTGATTATCCACAGATGGGCCCGAACTGTATTCGACGCGGCGAATCACTGGTGGCGCCCCAGGCGTTACACTTATTGAACGATCAGATGATTCATCGACTGGCGACTGACTTCGCTGCAAAAATCCGCAGTCGGGCTGGCAAGAGTCCGGCTGATCAGGTGCAACAGATCTACCTGCAGGCATTCGGTCGGGAGGCATCCCAGGAAGAAATTTCCCTTGCTATCGAGACGATGAATGCATTGAATCAGGAATGGTTGAAAGCAAACCCAGCAACCAGAGCGGACGAAGCAGCTCTAAAATCGCTGGCCAATTATTGCCACGCGATCTTCAATCTGGCCGAATTTCAATATATCGATTGA
- a CDS encoding DUF1501 domain-containing protein gives MNSEASVQRAIPRRSFFQQVSTGLQGAALTWLLQQDLYAEKKPKPVRQTPVFGPQHRPRAKSVIHLFMNGGPSQMDLFDPKPYLDKHHGQDYFEKIAGEVEFPAQAGAIMRSPFKFEQHGESGMWVSDIMPHLAKQVDEITMIRSMYTTNLTHEPALYKIQSGSEFTGHPALGAWVSYGLGNENQNLPTYVVLDDPRGLPVNGIENWQAGFLPAQHQGTRFRATGSPVLNLKPDYEQPSAVTQLERDLITRLDRIHQRKRTHHHQLEARLSSYALAARMQIAASDALDLSQETQETQQQYGIDQPVTESYGRRCLIARRLVERGVRFVQLFINSQIWDTHSSIAANLKKACQRTDQPVAALLQDLKQRGLLDDTLVMWGGEMGRLPIAQLAANKDASKSGRDHNKNALCTWMAGGGMKKGLVWGATDELGFAAVENRVSVPDWHATMLHLLGLNHEELFISRNGLKERLTGVGNDPQVIRGILA, from the coding sequence ATGAATTCTGAAGCCTCTGTTCAAAGAGCAATTCCTCGACGCAGTTTTTTTCAGCAGGTCTCCACCGGTTTACAGGGAGCCGCCCTGACCTGGTTACTGCAACAGGATCTGTACGCAGAGAAAAAACCGAAACCAGTTCGTCAGACTCCCGTGTTCGGTCCCCAACATCGGCCCCGCGCCAAGTCAGTGATTCATTTATTTATGAACGGCGGTCCCAGCCAGATGGACCTGTTTGATCCCAAGCCTTATCTGGACAAACACCATGGCCAGGATTATTTTGAAAAAATCGCCGGTGAAGTTGAGTTCCCTGCGCAGGCAGGCGCGATCATGCGCAGCCCGTTCAAGTTCGAACAACATGGTGAATCGGGTATGTGGGTCTCGGATATCATGCCTCACCTGGCGAAGCAGGTCGATGAAATCACCATGATCCGATCTATGTATACAACCAATTTAACCCATGAACCAGCGCTTTACAAAATTCAATCAGGGAGTGAATTTACGGGGCATCCAGCCTTGGGGGCCTGGGTGTCTTATGGACTGGGAAATGAGAATCAGAATCTGCCCACCTATGTCGTTCTGGATGATCCACGTGGTCTTCCTGTAAACGGGATTGAAAACTGGCAGGCCGGATTTCTGCCGGCACAACATCAGGGCACACGCTTTCGCGCCACCGGTTCTCCCGTACTAAACCTCAAACCCGATTACGAACAACCTTCTGCAGTCACGCAACTCGAACGCGATCTGATTACCCGCCTGGATCGAATCCATCAGCGAAAACGGACACACCATCATCAACTGGAAGCGCGGCTTTCGTCATATGCTCTGGCTGCCCGCATGCAGATCGCGGCTTCCGATGCCCTTGATCTGTCACAGGAAACCCAGGAGACCCAGCAACAGTATGGTATTGACCAACCGGTGACAGAGTCTTATGGCCGTCGCTGCCTGATTGCCCGACGTCTGGTAGAACGAGGCGTGAGGTTCGTACAACTCTTCATCAACAGTCAGATCTGGGATACGCACAGCTCCATCGCAGCCAACCTGAAGAAAGCCTGCCAAAGAACTGATCAACCGGTGGCAGCATTACTTCAGGACCTGAAACAACGTGGTTTACTGGATGACACACTGGTAATGTGGGGTGGCGAAATGGGGCGTTTACCCATTGCCCAACTGGCTGCGAATAAAGATGCCAGTAAATCTGGTCGCGATCACAACAAAAATGCACTGTGTACCTGGATGGCCGGTGGCGGTATGAAAAAAGGCCTGGTCTGGGGCGCCACCGATGAACTGGGCTTCGCTGCGGTTGAGAACCGCGTCAGTGTTCCTGACTGGCACGCCACCATGCTGCATTTGCTGGGGTTAAACCACGAAGAACTGTTTATTTCACGCAATGGCCTGAAAGAACGTCTGACCGGAGTGGGGAATGACCCCCAGGTCATTCGAGGTATCCTGGCTTAA
- a CDS encoding sigma-54-dependent transcriptional regulator: MNSDGFGILIIDDEPNIRSGLAKGLAREADVLETAQNAEEGLAKFREGFFQLVIADVRLPGEMDGLELIDQILRIRPQTTAIVITAHGTVETAVKSMRLGAFDFITKPLDLDLIRHQVRKAREHHRLQIENLELRNRLVNAGEVSNIIGNCAAMNDVFQQIRQVAGTDATILIQGESGTGKELIARAVHDLSDRCSGPFIAVNLGAMPETLLESELFGHEKGSFSGATRQKPGCFEQAQGGSLFLDEVTEMPAKSQVDLLRVLETQQFMRVGGEEIFISDARIISATNKSVEPLIEDGSFREDLFYRLNVIPIHIPALRERRDDIPLLIEHFLTHFCQRHNRPLKQVSPESMQKFITARWPGNVRQLRNVIERLVVTLPGEIIHATDLPVELNPDLSSASVPVKTLVEVTEEAEKAAITAALASCDYHREKTAKLLGVSVRTLHYKMSRYGLH, from the coding sequence ATGAACTCTGATGGATTTGGAATACTTATCATTGATGATGAACCCAATATTCGTTCGGGGCTGGCAAAAGGTTTAGCTCGCGAAGCCGATGTACTGGAGACTGCACAAAATGCGGAAGAAGGGCTTGCTAAATTCCGCGAAGGTTTTTTTCAACTGGTCATTGCAGATGTTCGCTTACCGGGGGAAATGGACGGGTTGGAACTGATTGATCAGATTCTACGGATCCGTCCCCAAACAACAGCGATTGTCATTACGGCACACGGAACCGTGGAAACAGCGGTGAAATCCATGCGTCTGGGAGCATTTGACTTTATCACCAAGCCTCTGGATCTGGACCTCATTCGGCATCAGGTTCGCAAGGCGCGAGAGCATCATCGTTTACAGATTGAGAATCTGGAATTAAGGAATCGACTTGTTAATGCCGGTGAAGTTTCCAATATCATTGGGAACTGCGCTGCGATGAATGATGTGTTTCAGCAGATTCGTCAGGTGGCAGGAACCGACGCGACGATTCTGATTCAAGGGGAAAGTGGCACGGGGAAAGAGCTGATTGCCCGGGCCGTACATGATTTAAGCGATCGCTGCAGTGGTCCTTTTATTGCCGTCAATCTCGGTGCCATGCCCGAAACTCTACTTGAAAGCGAATTATTCGGTCACGAAAAAGGGTCCTTCAGCGGTGCTACCCGTCAGAAGCCAGGCTGCTTCGAGCAGGCTCAGGGAGGTTCTCTGTTTCTGGACGAAGTGACAGAGATGCCAGCCAAAAGTCAGGTGGATTTACTCCGGGTTCTGGAAACGCAGCAGTTCATGCGGGTGGGTGGCGAAGAAATATTTATCAGTGATGCTCGTATTATTTCTGCGACCAACAAATCGGTTGAACCACTGATTGAAGACGGCTCGTTTCGCGAGGATCTGTTTTATCGATTGAATGTGATCCCGATTCATATACCGGCCTTACGCGAACGCAGAGATGATATCCCCCTGCTAATCGAGCATTTCCTGACGCACTTCTGTCAGAGACATAACCGTCCCTTGAAGCAGGTTTCCCCCGAGTCCATGCAGAAGTTTATCACGGCGCGCTGGCCTGGGAATGTACGACAGCTTCGCAACGTCATTGAACGACTGGTTGTAACTCTGCCGGGGGAAATCATTCACGCGACAGATTTACCCGTCGAATTGAATCCCGATTTGTCTTCTGCATCGGTTCCCGTAAAAACACTTGTGGAAGTAACCGAAGAAGCAGAGAAGGCAGCCATTACTGCGGCTCTGGCTTCCTGTGATTATCATCGTGAAAAGACAGCTAAACTGTTAGGCGTCAGTGTGCGGACGCTACACTATAAAATGAGCCGCTACGGTTTACATTGA